Proteins encoded by one window of Arachis hypogaea cultivar Tifrunner chromosome 1, arahy.Tifrunner.gnm2.J5K5, whole genome shotgun sequence:
- the LOC112733020 gene encoding uncharacterized protein, with product MRIYLGSFKLLCFPCMFYKQNIVLYSLFFQCRPSELFWTWLQTDTIFDSQAHTAHHLLQAKRGIMLLCMCSCIQRK from the exons ATGAG GATATACCTGGGTTCTTTTAAACTGCTATGCTTTCCATGTATGTTTTACAAACAAAATATTGTTCTCTATTCTCTATTTTTTCAG TGTCGACCTTCGGAGCTGTTCTGGACATGGTTACAGACAG ACACAATTTTTGATTCTCAGGCGCATACAGCTCACCATCTTCTTCAGGCTAAGAGAG GTATAATGTTGCTATGTATGTGCTCATGCATACAAAGAAAGTAG